The following is a genomic window from Nguyenibacter vanlangensis.
CCGCGTCCTTGGCAGCGCCCCCGGCGGCGGCCGGCACGATCAAGATCTCGACCTGGAACCTGGAATGGCTGACGGCGCGCCCGGCGGGCGACGCCGCCCTGCCGCCCGATCTCGTGCCGCGCGGCACGGCCGATCTGCGCCTGCTGGCATCCTATGCCGCCCGGCTGGACGCCGACGTGATCGGATTGCAGGAGGTCGACGGCCCGGCCATGGCGGCCCGGCTGTTTCCCGCCGACCGCTACCGGATCGTCATGACCGGCGACGCCGTCGTGCAGCGCACCGGCCTGGCCGTCCGGCTGGGGCTGGCGGTCACGCGCCACCCCGACCTGGCGGCGCTGGACGTCGCCCCGCCCGGCGCGCCGCACAGGCTGCGGTCGGGGCTGGACGTCACGATCGGCGACGGCACGGCGGAACTGCGCATCCTGGTGGTGCATCTCAAGGCCGGCTGCCGCGACGCGCCCCCCGCCGACCCGCGCCCCGCATGCCGCACCCTGCGCCGGCAGATGGCGGTGCTGGACGACTGGATCGCCCAGCGGCAGGACGAGGGCGTGCCCTTCGTGCTGATGGGCGATTTCAACCGCGACCTGACGCCGCGCGATCCCTATTTCCGCGCCTGGCAGGGGGACGGCCCGCTGACCCTGGCCACCGCCTTGCATGCCAGCCCCTGCTGGGGCGGGGCCTATTTCATCGACCATGTGCTGCTGGGCAATCGCGGCCGCGACTGGCTGGTCGCCGACAGCCTGCGGGTGCTGACCTACGACCAGCAGGACCCGGCCTGGGCGGCCCGGCTGTCCGATCATTGCCCGGTATCCGTCCGCCTGCGGATGCCGTAGCATTCACGGGCTAATTGGCTGCGAAAGGGCAGGTGCGATGGAACAACGCTCTCTCGGCCGCTCGGGCCTGCGCGTCTCCGCCGTCGGGCTGGGCTGCAACAATCTGGGCGGACGGATTGGGCTGGAGGAATCCCGCGCCGTCGTCCACCAGGCGCTGGACAGCGGGATCACGCTGTTCGACGTCGCCGACATCTATGGCCGGCGCGAGGCCCATTACGGCGCGTCCGAGGAAACGCTGGGGGCGCTTCTGGGCGCGCGGCGCGACGACATCGTGCTAGCGACCAAGTTCGGCATGCCGATGGACGCCGAGGGCCGCAGCCAGGGGGCCTCGCGCCGCTATATCCGCACCGCCGTCGAGGCCAGCCTGCGGCGCCTGCGCACCGACCGCATCGATCTGTACCAGATCCACACCCCCGACCCCGCCACCCCGATCGAGGAAACGCTGCGGGCGCTGGACGACCTGATCCGCGACGGCAAGGTGCTGTATGCGGGCTGCTCCAACTTCCCGGCATGGCAGGTGGCCGATGCGCATCACGTGGCGCGCGCCGCCGGGCTGAACGGCCTGGTCTCGTGCCAGGACGAATTGTCGCTGCTGGCCCGCGGCGCGGAACGCGACCTGATCCCGGCCATGCGCCGCTACGGCCTGGGGCTGCTGCCCTATTTCCCGCTGGCCAGCGGCGTGCTGACGGGAAAATACCGCCGCGACACGCCCATGCCGGCGGGCAGCCGCCTGGCGGCATGGACACATCTGCGCGACCGCTACCTGACCGACGCCAACTGGGCCCTGCTGGACCGGCTGGAGGCCGTGGCGCGCGATTTCGGCCGCACGCTGACCGAACTGGCCTTCGGCTGGCTGCTGGCACAGGACGTGGTGGCCTCGGTCATCGCCGGCGCGACCCGGCCCGAGCAGGTCGCCGCCAATGTCGCGGCGGCGGCACGGAAGCTGACCGGCGCAGAGCGGGACGCCATCGCCGCCGCCCTGTCCGCCTGACGCCGCCCGGCGCAAGCCCGGTCAGCCCAGCCGGCCACCCGAAACCCAAACGCCCGAAACATGGGCCGCGTGCCAGCCCAGCGTCAGCAGGGCCAGCACGAACAGGATGGCGCCCATCAACTGAATGACGTCGCGCAGCGGCGCCCAGGAGCGATCATGCGGGGGACGATCATGCGGGGGGCGATCATCCTGGATATCCGCCATCGATGTCCCCCCATCCCGTTTTCATGAGCCTGTTTCAGATCCGGGACGATCTTAACCGTCTTTTCAGCACGGGCCCCCATAAATCGCTTTTCACTGTTCGCCGTCCCGCCCGGCCGGACATAATGCCGGGCGCCTTGCCGTTCGCCGCCACCCGAGACCGGAGACGACGGAGATGACCCTGTCCCGACGCGCCTTCCAATCGTTTCTCGCCGCGATGGGCCTTTCCCTGACCGGCCGCGCCGCGCATGCCGCGGACCCTTCGGCGCGCGACATCGATTCCTTCATGCTGCCGCGCAATGACTGGGTGCCCAACAACGACCATCTGCCGGTCCTCTATTACCGCAATGCCGTGGCATTGCGCGGGAACGACCCGGCATCGGGGTTCGAGGAGTTGTTCACCGCCACGGGCTGGCCCCCGCAATGGCGCTGGAGCGTCTATACGTTCCATCATTTCCACTCCACGGCGCACGAGGTGCTGGGGGTGGCGTCCGGCAGCGCGCGGCTGATGCTGGGCGGCCCGGGCGGCCGGATCGTGGATGTCCGCGCGGGCGACGTCGTGCTGCTGCCGGCCGGCACCGGACACCGCAATCTGGGCTCCGACGACGATTTCCTGGTGGTCGGCGCCTATCCGCCCGACCAGCATTGGGACATTCGCCGCAGCGCGCTCGACAGCGCGGAACTGGCACGGATGAACCACGTGCCCTTCCCCGCCAGCGACCCGGTCGGCGGCGCGAACGGCCCGCTTCCCGCCCTTTGGCATCAATCGTGATCGAGGCATGACCCGCAGACCATGACCCGCAGATTTTTCCCCATGCATCGCCGCAGCCTGCTGGCGGCCCTGCCCGCCCTGCTCCTTCCCTCCGTCCCGCGCGCCGCCGCGCCGCTGCGCATCGGCGCGATCGGCGCCGGCCATGTCGGCAGCACCCTGGGCGGGCTGTGGCTGAAGGCCGGGCATCCGGTGATGTTCTCGGCCCGCGACCTGTCTTCGGCCCAGGCGGTGGCGTCCGATCTCGGCCCGCTCGCCCGCGCCGGCACGCCGGAACAGGCCGCCGGCTTCGGCGACGTCGTGCTGCTGGCGGTGCCGTACGGCGCGCTGCCGGCGCTGGGCCCGGCGCTGCGCGGCATTCTGCAGGGCAAGGTGGTGATCGACGCCTGCAACCCCTATCCCTGGCGCGACGGCGACATCGCCCGCACCGCACAGCAGCAGGGCGCCGGCGCGGTGACGCAATCCCTCTTTCCGGGCGCCCATGTGGTGCGGGCCTTCAATTCCGAGGATATGAGCACGATCGACGCCGAGGCCCACCGGCTGCCGCCGCGCCTGGGCATCCCCTATGCCGGGGACGACGCACAGGCGAAGCAGGTCGTGCGGGGCCTGATCGTCGATGCCGGCTTCGACCCGGTGGATGCCGGGCCGCTTTCGGCCGCCCGGGCCTTCCAGCCCGGCGGCCCGGGCTTCGAGGCCGACCTGAACGCCACGCAATTGCGCGGCCGGCTGGGCCTGTAATCCGTAACGGACGGCTAATCCGTAACGGGCGACGCCCGGCCGGGCGCGTTCAGGCCAGGGTCCGCAGCGCGAGGCCGAACTGGATCCACCCGATCCCCGCCGCGATCAGTTCCACGGCGATGAAGGTCCCGATCAGCCACAGCCCGGACCAGGGCAGCGTCAGATACAGGCACACCCCCACCAGCAGGCTGATCAGCCCGCCGCCCAGGACGATCCACCAGCCGTTCAGGTCGCGATGGCGGACGGCGATCACCATGCGCATGGTGCCCGAGATGATCAGGCAGGCCGCGATGAAGACGGTCAGGATGATCGAGCCGCTGACCGGTTCCTCCATCAGCAGGAATCCGCCCACTATATAAAGCACGCCCCCAAGCATCGAGAGCACGAACCCGCCCCAGTCGCGCACCGCGAAGGCATGGAACAATTGCACCGCGCCCGCCACCACCAGCAGGATGCCGATGACGATCGTGCTGGCCAGGGTGACGGAAATGGCGTCGATCCAGGCAAAGATGCCCAGCGCGATCGAAACGGCGCCCAGCAGGACGAACAGTCCCCAGCGTTGCGTGAACGGGGTGGCCATGTTTCCTCCTCGATCTTCATCGATGATATGTTTGACGAT
Proteins encoded in this region:
- a CDS encoding cupin, yielding MTLSRRAFQSFLAAMGLSLTGRAAHAADPSARDIDSFMLPRNDWVPNNDHLPVLYYRNAVALRGNDPASGFEELFTATGWPPQWRWSVYTFHHFHSTAHEVLGVASGSARLMLGGPGGRIVDVRAGDVVLLPAGTGHRNLGSDDDFLVVGAYPPDQHWDIRRSALDSAELARMNHVPFPASDPVGGANGPLPALWHQS
- a CDS encoding NADPH-dependent F420 reductase translates to MTRRFFPMHRRSLLAALPALLLPSVPRAAAPLRIGAIGAGHVGSTLGGLWLKAGHPVMFSARDLSSAQAVASDLGPLARAGTPEQAAGFGDVVLLAVPYGALPALGPALRGILQGKVVIDACNPYPWRDGDIARTAQQQGAGAVTQSLFPGAHVVRAFNSEDMSTIDAEAHRLPPRLGIPYAGDDAQAKQVVRGLIVDAGFDPVDAGPLSAARAFQPGGPGFEADLNATQLRGRLGL
- a CDS encoding HdeD family acid-resistance protein, translated to MATPFTQRWGLFVLLGAVSIALGIFAWIDAISVTLASTIVIGILLVVAGAVQLFHAFAVRDWGGFVLSMLGGVLYIVGGFLLMEEPVSGSIILTVFIAACLIISGTMRMVIAVRHRDLNGWWIVLGGGLISLLVGVCLYLTLPWSGLWLIGTFIAVELIAAGIGWIQFGLALRTLA
- a CDS encoding endonuclease/exonuclease/phosphatase family protein, which encodes MAASLAAPPAAAGTIKISTWNLEWLTARPAGDAALPPDLVPRGTADLRLLASYAARLDADVIGLQEVDGPAMAARLFPADRYRIVMTGDAVVQRTGLAVRLGLAVTRHPDLAALDVAPPGAPHRLRSGLDVTIGDGTAELRILVVHLKAGCRDAPPADPRPACRTLRRQMAVLDDWIAQRQDEGVPFVLMGDFNRDLTPRDPYFRAWQGDGPLTLATALHASPCWGGAYFIDHVLLGNRGRDWLVADSLRVLTYDQQDPAWAARLSDHCPVSVRLRMP
- a CDS encoding aldo/keto reductase gives rise to the protein MEQRSLGRSGLRVSAVGLGCNNLGGRIGLEESRAVVHQALDSGITLFDVADIYGRREAHYGASEETLGALLGARRDDIVLATKFGMPMDAEGRSQGASRRYIRTAVEASLRRLRTDRIDLYQIHTPDPATPIEETLRALDDLIRDGKVLYAGCSNFPAWQVADAHHVARAAGLNGLVSCQDELSLLARGAERDLIPAMRRYGLGLLPYFPLASGVLTGKYRRDTPMPAGSRLAAWTHLRDRYLTDANWALLDRLEAVARDFGRTLTELAFGWLLAQDVVASVIAGATRPEQVAANVAAAARKLTGAERDAIAAALSA